A window of Corallococcus macrosporus DSM 14697 contains these coding sequences:
- a CDS encoding CheR family methyltransferase, translating into MTDRECVELLQWAAPRLRLRWEGFRRVRGQVCKRIGRRLKALGLPDAGAYRARLEAEPSEWDVLDALCRVTISRFYRDARVFEVLRQDLLPARLQSLLAKGDATLRVWSAGCASGEEPYTLSVLFRLGLQPRFPGARLALVATDADEGLLARALRGCYPRGALRELPPEWAERAFPGTGDEPCLAAEYREGLDFLQQDLRARMPDGPFHLVLCRNVAFTYFAPPLQREVLARLVARLVPGGLLVIGGHESLPEGDFGLTRAAGPLPVFARTDV; encoded by the coding sequence ATGACGGACCGTGAATGCGTGGAGCTGTTGCAGTGGGCGGCGCCCCGCCTGCGCCTGCGTTGGGAGGGCTTCCGGCGCGTCCGGGGGCAGGTGTGCAAGCGCATCGGCCGCAGGCTGAAGGCGCTGGGCCTGCCAGACGCCGGGGCCTATCGCGCCCGGCTGGAGGCCGAGCCCTCGGAGTGGGACGTGCTCGACGCGCTGTGCCGCGTCACCATCTCCCGCTTCTACCGGGACGCGCGGGTCTTCGAGGTGCTGCGCCAGGACCTGCTCCCCGCCCGGCTGCAGTCCCTCCTGGCCAAGGGAGACGCGACGCTGCGGGTGTGGAGCGCGGGCTGTGCCTCGGGCGAGGAGCCCTACACGCTGTCGGTGCTCTTCCGGCTGGGGCTCCAGCCCCGCTTCCCGGGCGCGCGGTTGGCGCTGGTGGCCACCGACGCCGATGAGGGCCTGCTCGCGCGGGCGCTGCGGGGCTGCTACCCACGCGGGGCGCTGAGGGAGCTGCCTCCCGAGTGGGCGGAGCGCGCCTTCCCGGGCACGGGTGACGAGCCCTGCCTGGCGGCGGAGTACCGGGAGGGGTTGGACTTCCTCCAGCAGGACCTGCGCGCCCGGATGCCGGACGGGCCATTCCACCTGGTGCTGTGCCGCAACGTGGCCTTCACCTACTTCGCGCCGCCGCTCCAACGCGAGGTGCTGGCCCGGCTGGTGGCGCGCCTGGTCCCCGGTGGCCTGCTGGTGATTGGCGGCCATGAGTCCCTGCCCGAAGGCGACTTCGGCCTGACGCGCGCCGCGGGCCCGCTGCCTGTCTTCGCGCGGACAGACGTCTGA